Genomic DNA from Blattabacterium sp. (Blaberus giganteus):
TTTTTTTTCATTAGATATTGATAAAGGTTTTTTGAGGAATGATTAATTTTTGCTAATAAAAAATTGGCGGAACTAGGATATACTTTTTGAATGATAGGGATTTTTTTTAAATACTCTCGCATATATTCCCTTTCTGAAAGAATGTTTTTTAAATGAAAAAAAAATAAATCTTTATTTTCTAGAGCTTTAATAGCCATTTCTTGAGAAAGAACACTGATATTATATGGATATTTTACTTTATTCATCCATTGAATAATATCTTTAGAAGCAATGGCAATTCCTATTCTTAATCCTGCTAATCCCCAAGATTTAGAAAGTGTTTGCATAATGATTAAATTTGGATATTTATTAATTTCTATAGATAAAGATTTTTGATTTGAAAAATCTATATACGCCTCATCTAAAACGACAATTCCTGTAAATTTTTTTATTATATTTTCAATATATTCTCTTTTAATATCATTTCCAGTAGGATTGTTCGGCGAACAAATAAAAATAATTTTACTATATTGATTGATAATTTTTTCTATTTCATAAAAATTTAATTGATAATCTTCTTCTGTAAGAAAAATTTTTCTGATGTCCACTCCGTGAATTTTTCCACTAACTTCATACATCCCATAAGTGGGAGGAAAAATAATAGCATGATCCATTTTTGGACGAGAAAAAATGCGATATACCAAATCAATAATTTCATCACTTCCATTTCCCAAAAATATCTGAGATGAAGAAATATTTTTCAATTCCGATATTTTTTTTTTCAATTCCTTTTGCAAAGGATCCGGATATCTATTATAAGAATTTAAAAAAGATAAAGGAGATCCGAAAGAATTTTCATTAGCATCTAAAAAAATAGAATTTTTTTCTTTGTTATGTTCTATTCTCGCAGATATATAAGGATCTATATTTAAAATATTCTCTCTGATTAGAGAATTCAAATTAAACTTATTCATGCATTTACGTTTAAAATTCATTTTATTTTAATCGAATATTAATAGATTTTTTATGTGCTAATAATCCTTCTTCAGAAGATAAAACATTGACACATTCCGATAAATTTTTTAATCCTTTTTTGGATATTTTTTGAAAAGTAATTTTTTTTACAAAACTATCTATAGATAGTCCACTATAATATTTGGCATACCCATATGTAGGCAATACATGATTTGTTCCAGAAGCATAATCTCCTGCACTAACTGGAGAATAATTTCCTAAAAAAACAGATCCAGCATTAATTACTTTTTCTCCCCAATAAGAAGCATTTTTACAATTAATAATTAAATGTTCTGGAGCAATTTGATTTAGTAAAGTCAAACATTTATCTAAAGAGGTAAGAACAATTATTTTGCTTTTTTTCAAAGATTTTTTAACAATATCTCGCTTATTATAAAAAATATCCAAAAATTGTTTTTTTAATTCTTTTTTAACTTCTTCTACCCAAGATTGATTATTTGTGGTAACCAAAAGAATATAACTTTCTGAATCATGCTCAGATTGAGATAATAAATCAGCAGCAACGTATTCTGGATTTGCTGTATCATCAGCCATAATTGCTACTTCCGAAGGTCCTGCTGGCATATCTATAGATACAATTCCTTTTTGGAATACAATTTGTTTAGCAATCGTGACATAAGAATTTCCAGGACCAAATATTTTGTATACAGAAGGAATACTTTCAGTTCCATAAGCCATAGATGCAATTGCTTGTGCTCCTCCTACTTTATATATACGTGTAATTCCTACATATTTAGCTGTGTATAAAATAGATGGATGAATTTCTCCATCTTTATTTGGGGGGCTACATAATATAATGTTTTTACATCCTGATAATTTTCCAGGAATTCCTAACATTAACACAGTAGATAATAAAGGAGCAGATCCTCCTGGAATATAAAAACCTACTTTTTCGATTGGAATTGTTTTTCTCCAACAAGAAATTCCTTTTGAAATTTCTACTGAAGGTTCCTCATATATTTGTTTTTGATGAAAATGTTTTATATTCTGATATGCAATGTCAATAGATTTTTTTAAACGATTTGAAATTTTCACATGAGCTTTATCTAAATCTTCTTCTGTGACTTGAATGCATTTTATATCTGCATGATCATATTTTTTTGTATAAGCTTTTAAAGCAACATCTCCATAAATTTTAACATTATCAATAATAGGATCCACTAAATTTTTTAAGTGAGAAATATTTTGTAAAGCTCTATTTGAAATAGATTTCCATGTTTTTTCTGGAGGGTGAATATATACTTGAATCATATTCATATTTCTATTTTTATAGTATAATTTTTTCTATAGGAAGGACTAATATATCTTGAGCTCCAAGTGATTTTAAATTTTCTATTATTCCCCAAAAATCATTTTCATTGACAACAGAATGTACAGAACTACATTCTGAATTTGCTAAAGGTAAAATAACTGGACTTTTAATTCCCGGAAGATAAGATATTATTTTTTTCAATTTTTCATTGGGAACGTTTAATAGTATATACTTGTTATTTTTAGCTTTTTTTACAGCTCTAATTCGAAATAATAATTTTTCCATTATGATATTTTGTGGGGAACTTAAATGTAGATGTGAAGCTAATACTGCTTCAGATTGAAGGACTGTTTCCACTTCTTTTAATCCGTTCATAAAAAGCGTGGAACCGCTACTGACTAAATCACAAATACAATCTGCCAATCCTATTCCAGGAGCGATTTCTACAGCTCCAGATATTTCATGAATTTCTGCATTTATATATCTTTTTTTGAAAAATTCTCTAACCAAAAAAGGATAACTTGTGGCAATCCGTTTCCCATCTAAATCATTAATATTATTGTAAGATATAGATTTAGGAACGGCTATAGATAGCCTGCATTTTCCAAAACCTAAAGTTTCTTTGATTCTTATCTTTTTTCTTTTTTCTAGAAGAACATTTTTTCCAACAATTCCTATATCAGCTACTCCATCTTCTAAATATTGAGGAATATCATCGTCTCTAAGAAAAAGGACTTCTAATGGAAAATTAAGTGCCGTTGTTTTTAATTTATCTATGCCAATATTCACTTCAATGCTGCAGTCTTTCAGTAACTTGATAGAATCTTCATAAAGACGACCCGATTTTTGAATAGCTATTTTCAGTTTATCCATAATTCAAATAAATACATACAGGAAAAAATAATAAAAGCTTACTCTTGTAAGCTTTTTAAGTTTTAGTAGATCAAATTAATGCATTTCAATACATAACGGCAAATATAAAACTATTTTGAATATTTTATAATTAACCTTATGAAATAACTTAATCTAGTCTATTTTTATAAAAATTTAAAATGATGAAAATTATTAGTTATAATATAAATGGAATTCGATCAGGAATTCGTAAAGGATTATCAAATTGGATTGAAATCAATCAACCAGATGTTTTATGTTTACAGGAAATAAAAGCCTTTTCTGAACAAATAAATATGAGTATTTTTGATCATTTGGGTTATTATCATTATTGGTTCCCTTCAAAAAAAAAAGGATATAGTGGGGTGGGGATTTTATGCAAAAAAAAACCAATTCATGTAAAATATGGAATTGGATTGGATTCAATAGATAAAGAAGGAAGAGTATTACGTGTAGATTTAGAAGATATATCAATAATTTGTCTTTATGTTCCTTCAGGAAATGATATGGGAAAAAGATTAAATTTTAAATTTTTTTTTATGAAAAATTTATTTTTACATATAAAGAAAATAAAAAACAAATTGAATAATCTTATTGTTTGTGGAGATTATAATATTTGTCACCGTGAAATAGATATTTATGATCCTATTCGAAATCAAGTAGTTTCCGGTTTTTTACCAAAAGAAAGAAAATGGATGACTCATTTTTTAAATTTAGGGTTCATAGATAGTTTTAGAAATTTTGTTCAAGAAGAACATCATTATAGTTGGTGGAGTTATCGTTTTAATGCTAGGAAAAATAACAAAGGATGGAGAATTGATTATGCTATGGTTAGCGAGCCCTTAAAAAATAAAATAAAAAATGCTTATCTCATGCCCGAAGTAAAGTATTCTGATCATTGTCCTGTTGTGCTAGAAATTTTTTAAAAGAACTAGAAAATGACCTGACTGGGATTCGAACCCAGGACCCTTACATTAAAAGTGTAATGCTCTACCATCTGAGCTATCAGGTCTTCTATTGAGATACAAGAATAGTGATAGTGATTAGTTTGTTTCAGCAAATATAATTATAATTTTTATGTTTTTATGAAAATCACTTTAATTGGTTATATGGGAAGTGGAAAAACTACGATAGGAAAAATGCTATCTAAAAAGTTAAATTTAGATTTTTATGATTTAGATGCTCTTCTTGTTAAAAAAAAAAATGATTCTATTTGTAATATTTTTAAGAAAAAGGGAGAACTTTTTTTTAGAAAAACAGAACATTCTATGTTAAAAAAAATTTTGAAGAAAAAAAATAAATATGTTTTATCAGTTGGAGGAGGGACACCTTGTTTTTATAATAATATTTATTTGTTAAACAAATATTCAAATACATTTTATTTAAAAACAGATAGTTACACTTTATTTAAGAGATTATTTTTAGAAAAAAAAACAAGACCTTTAATTTCTCATTTATCTAAAAATGAATTATTTAGATTTGTAATAAAACATTTATATAAAAGAATCTATTTTTATGAAAAATCTTTAGAAAGAGTAAATGTATACGGAAAGTCTAAAAACGATATTGTTAAAGAAATTATTAAATCTATTAATTATTTGAAACTGTCATGAAAAAAATCTCATGTGATCATTTTTTTTTGGATGAAATTAAAAAATATTTTTCATTTGATTCGTTAAATAAAAAGAAAGTATGTGTGGCTGTAAGTGGAGGATTAGATAGTATGGTTCTTATAAATTTGTTCCTTAATATTCCTGAAATTGAATCAGAAGTAGCACATTGTAATTTTTCCTTAAGAAATAAAGAATCCAATGAAGATGAAATTTTTATCAGAAATTTTTGTTTTAAACGAAGTTTAGTATGTCATGTAAAAAAATTTGATACTTTAAATTTTTCTAAAAAACATAAATTATCTATACAAATGGCCGCTAGAAAACTCAGATATAATTGGTTTGAAAAATTGTTAAAAAAAAATTCATATGAATATATGGTATTAGGACATCATTTTGATGATTCTATAGAAACTTTTTTTATAAATATTTTTAGGGGAACAGGGATTAAGGGTTTATTAGGAATACCTAAAAAAAATGAAAAATTTATTCGACCTCTTTCTGATTTTACTAAAAAAGAAATTTTACATTATGCAAAAATAAAAAATATAAAATGGAGATCGGATAGCAGTAACCAAGAAGTTAAATATTTAAGAAATAAAATTCGTTCGGTTTTATCTACATTTTATTCTTTATCATTTTCTTTTCACAATGGATTAAAAAAAACTATAAATTATCTTCATTATGAAAATTTTTTAATAGAAAAAAAAATAGAAAAGGTTCGTAAAGAAATTACGATGGAAAAAAAAAATTCTCCATTTTTTTGGAGAATAGAATGTAAAAAAATAAAACAATTAAAACCTTTGTCTTTTTATTTATTTAAATTATTTTCTCCATATGGATTTAATGATATCAAAAGTATGAAACAGCTTATTGATGCACAATCTGGAAAACAACTTATATCCAAAACTTATCGTATTATTAAAAGTAGAAATGATTGGATTTTAGTTTCTCATAAATTTTTATCAGAAAATAAAAATAAGACTTACATAATACCGAACATTAAAATTTTTAAGAAAATGTTATTACCTGTTGATATGAAGATTTTTTTTGATCCAAAAAAAGAAAATAGAAAAAATATGTTTTTTATAGATTTTGAAAAAATTCAATTTCCATTATTATTAAGAACATGGAAAAAAGGAGATTTTTTTTTTCCTTTTAAAATGAAAGGAAAAAAAAAATTAAGCAAATATTATAAGGAAAAAAAATTTTCTCTTTTGGAAAAAGAACATACATGGTTATTAATTAATGGAAATGGATCTATTATTTTAATCATAGGAAATCGTTTAGATGATAGATTTAAGGTAACAGAAAATACAAAAAAAATATTAGGTATAAAAATATAATTCATTGATCTATTCGTTTTACAATTTCAATTAGTATTTTTTTTTAATTTTGAAAAGAATTAGTTGTTCTATTTATATTTATGAAAGTACACAATTTCAATGCAGGTCCTTCTGTTTTACCAAAAGAAGTTGTTAAAAAATCAGCTCAATCTGTCATTAATTTTAATGATACCGGATTATCTTTACTTGAGATTTCTCATAGAAGTATAGATTTTTTAGAAATAATAGAAAAAGCAACTTGTTTAGTAAAACGTATTATGAATTTAAATGATGATTATGCTATTTTATTTCTTCAAGGAGGTGCTACACTACAATTTTCAATGGTTCCATACAATTTAATGAATCAAAAAGCAGCTTATTTAGATACAGGATTTTGGGCCCATAACGCTATTAATGAAGCAAAAAAGTTTGGACAAGTCAAAATTTTATTTTCCGGTAAAAATAAAAACTATACGTATATATCAAAAAATTATCACATTCCATGTAATGTGGATTATTTTCATTGTACATCTAATAATACAATAGTTGGAACACAAATGAAAATATTTCCTAAAACATCTATTCCAATAGTTTGTGATATGTCTTCTGATATTTTTAGTAGAAAATTAGACTTTTGTCAATTCAGTTTAATCTATGCTTCAGCACAAAAAAATGTAAGCTCTGCAGGTATGACAATTGTAATAGTGAAAAAGGATATTTTAGGAAAATTGAAAAAAAATATTCCTTCTTATATGGATTATAAAATTCATATACAAAATAATAGTATTTTAAATACTCCAAATGTTTTTTCTATTTATACTTCTATGTTGACTTTAGAATGGATAGAAAATCAAGGAGGACTTACTATTTTAGAAAAAAAAAATCAATATAAAGCTAAATTACTATATGATGAAATAGATAAAAATCATTTATTTGAAAATAAAATACATAAAGAAAATCGTTCTAATATGAATGTTTCTTTCTTTTTAAAGAAAAAAAATTTAGAAGAAAAATTCAATAAAATGTGGAAAAAAGAAAATATTGTAGGATTAGATGGTCATAGATATTTAGGGGGGTATCGTGCCAGTATATATAATGCACTTCCATTAGAAAGTGTTCAATTTCTTATTGAAATCATGAGAGAATTCGAAAAAAAATTTTCATAATAATGAATAAAGTAATAGAAAATAGATTTTTTAGTATAAAAAAACTGATTCCAAAAAATGTAAAAATTTTGATAGTTTCTAAAAATCAAGATATTTCTTCTGTGGAAAAATTATATAGAATAGGGCATAGAGATTTCGGTGAAAATTATATTCAAGAAATGGTAGAGAAATATAAAAAATTACCCAAAAATATTCGATGGCATATGATTGGAAATATTCAAGTTAATAAATTAAAATATATAATACCTTTTATTCATTTAATTCATAGCGTTCAAAATATGAAACAAATTAATATAATAAATAAAATAGCGTTAAAATATCATGAAAATAAAATCATAAACTGTCTTTTGCAAATAAAAATTTGTAATGAAAAAAATAAATCCGGAATCACTAATCAAGAAGCTTCTAATATATTGGAAAGTGACGTTTTAAAAAAAATGAAAAATGTCAAAATAACAGGGATAATGGGAATGGCTTCTTTTCAAGAACTTAAAAAAGTACATAATGAATTTTCATATTTACGTAAGTTGTATAATGAATATAAAAAAAAATACGGACACGATGTTCTTTCTATGGGCATGAGTAGAGACTTTAATATAGCTATAAAATATGGAAGCACAATTGTAAGATTAGGTACTATAATTTTTGGTAAACGAAAAAAAACTATCTAATAGATTTTATATATTTTATTATACTTTCTTCCAATTTATTTTTATTCAATGATTGAATAAAAGAACTTCCAATGATCCCTCCATTAGCATATCGACATGATAAATCAAAAGTTTTTTTATCTCTTATCCCAAAACCAATCAATTTTGGAATATTTATAGACAATTTTTTGATTTGTTTAAAAAAAGATATTTGTTCCCCTCCAAAAGGATTAACATTTCCTGTCGTAGAAATAGAAGAAACAATATATAAAAATCCATCACTAATTTTACTTAACATAGATATTCTATTCAAATTGGTTTTTGGAGTAACTAAAAATATCATAGATAACAAATATTTTTCAAATATATTTTGATATTCATGCAAATAAATATCAATTGGAAGATCCGGTAAAATTAATCCGGAAATTTCTGATTCTTGACATTTTTTCAAAAATTTATCTTTTCCAAACTGATAAAATTGATTATAATACCCCATAAGAATAATAGGAATTTTTATTTTTTCTTTAAATTTTTCTATTTGATCAAATAATAAAGAGATATTCATTCCATTATTCAACGAAGTTTGATTACTTTTCTGGATTGTCATTCCATCTGCTAGAGGATCAGAATAAGGAATTCCTATTTCAATTAAATCCACATCAAGATCTTGCAATATTTTTATGATTTTTACTGTACTATTTACATAAGGAAATCCTGCTGTAAAATAAATGCATAATATATCTTTATTTTTATTTCTAAATAAATTATGTATTTTATTCATTTTTTGATAATTTAACAAAAAATTTATTGTAAATATCAATATCTTTATCCCCTCTTCCAGATAAAGTCACGATTACTACATCATTTTCTTTAAATGAGATTTTTTTTAATGCAGCTAATGCATGTGCACTTTCTAGAGCAGGAATAATTCCTTCTGATCGGATTAATTCATATCCCGCTTGCAAAGCTTCTTCATCTGTAGAATGTAAAAAATTTACACGTTTTTTTACAAAAAGATTCGCAAACATAGGTCCAATTCCAGGATAATCTAACCCTGGAGATATAGAATAAGCAGGAAGAACTTGACCGTCTTTGTCCTGTAAAATAAATGTCATACTTCCATGTAATACTCCTTTAGATCCACATTGAATAGCTGAAGCCGTTTTTTTTGTTGTAATACCTAATCCTGCAGCTTCTACCGCCACAAGATGAACCGAATCATTTTCTAAAAAATGATAAAAAGATCCTGCAGCGTTACTTCCTCCTCCAATACAAGTCACTACATAATTAGGAAAATTAAATCCTTCTGCTTCTTTTAATTGAACTTTAACTTCTTCACTTATAATAGATTGAATATCTGCAACCATTTGAGGGTAAGGGTGAGGCCCTACTGTAGAACCTATTAAATAATAACTTTCTGGATGATTTATCCAATAACGAATAGCTTCATTCACAGCATCTTTTAACGTTTTATTTCCACTTGAAACCGAAACAACTTCAGCTCCTAATCCCTTCATTTTTATAACATTACTATATTGCCGTTGGATATCTTTTTCTCCCATAAAAATTATACATTCTAAATGCATTAAAGCACAAACAGTTGCCGTTGCTACTCCGTGTTGTCCTGCACCTGTTTCCGCTACAATTTTTTTTTTCCCTAATTTTATTGCTAATAAAGCTTGACCTATGGCATTA
This window encodes:
- the hisG gene encoding ATP phosphoribosyltransferase, translated to MDKLKIAIQKSGRLYEDSIKLLKDCSIEVNIGIDKLKTTALNFPLEVLFLRDDDIPQYLEDGVADIGIVGKNVLLEKRKKIRIKETLGFGKCRLSIAVPKSISYNNINDLDGKRIATSYPFLVREFFKKRYINAEIHEISGAVEIAPGIGLADCICDLVSSGSTLFMNGLKEVETVLQSEAVLASHLHLSSPQNIIMEKLLFRIRAVKKAKNNKYILLNVPNEKLKKIISYLPGIKSPVILPLANSECSSVHSVVNENDFWGIIENLKSLGAQDILVLPIEKIIL
- a CDS encoding YggS family pyridoxal phosphate-dependent enzyme; the encoded protein is MNKVIENRFFSIKKLIPKNVKILIVSKNQDISSVEKLYRIGHRDFGENYIQEMVEKYKKLPKNIRWHMIGNIQVNKLKYIIPFIHLIHSVQNMKQINIINKIALKYHENKIINCLLQIKICNEKNKSGITNQEASNILESDVLKKMKNVKITGIMGMASFQELKKVHNEFSYLRKLYNEYKKKYGHDVLSMGMSRDFNIAIKYGSTIVRLGTIIFGKRKKTI
- a CDS encoding shikimate kinase, with product MKITLIGYMGSGKTTIGKMLSKKLNLDFYDLDALLVKKKNDSICNIFKKKGELFFRKTEHSMLKKILKKKNKYVLSVGGGTPCFYNNIYLLNKYSNTFYLKTDSYTLFKRLFLEKKTRPLISHLSKNELFRFVIKHLYKRIYFYEKSLERVNVYGKSKNDIVKEIIKSINYLKLS
- the trpB gene encoding tryptophan synthase subunit beta, which translates into the protein MKYFVDKNGYYGEFGGTFIPEMLYHNVIELQCKYKKFITSYEYQKIYKKLLKNYVGRPTPLFLCKKYSDQYHAKIYLKREDLNHTGSHKINNAIGQALLAIKLGKKKIVAETGAGQHGVATATVCALMHLECIIFMGEKDIQRQYSNVIKMKGLGAEVVSVSSGNKTLKDAVNEAIRYWINHPESYYLIGSTVGPHPYPQMVADIQSIISEEVKVQLKEAEGFNFPNYVVTCIGGGSNAAGSFYHFLENDSVHLVAVEAAGLGITTKKTASAIQCGSKGVLHGSMTFILQDKDGQVLPAYSISPGLDYPGIGPMFANLFVKKRVNFLHSTDEEALQAGYELIRSEGIIPALESAHALAALKKISFKENDVVIVTLSGRGDKDIDIYNKFFVKLSKNE
- the hisC gene encoding histidinol-phosphate transaminase encodes the protein MNKFNLNSLIRENILNIDPYISARIEHNKEKNSIFLDANENSFGSPLSFLNSYNRYPDPLQKELKKKISELKNISSSQIFLGNGSDEIIDLVYRIFSRPKMDHAIIFPPTYGMYEVSGKIHGVDIRKIFLTEEDYQLNFYEIEKIINQYSKIIFICSPNNPTGNDIKREYIENIIKKFTGIVVLDEAYIDFSNQKSLSIEINKYPNLIIMQTLSKSWGLAGLRIGIAIASKDIIQWMNKVKYPYNISVLSQEMAIKALENKDLFFFHLKNILSEREYMREYLKKIPIIQKVYPSSANFLLAKINHSSKNLYQYLMKKKIVVRDRSKIILCNNCLRITVGTHEENEYLIDQIQKYSIQIKK
- the hisD gene encoding histidinol dehydrogenase codes for the protein MNMIQVYIHPPEKTWKSISNRALQNISHLKNLVDPIIDNVKIYGDVALKAYTKKYDHADIKCIQVTEEDLDKAHVKISNRLKKSIDIAYQNIKHFHQKQIYEEPSVEISKGISCWRKTIPIEKVGFYIPGGSAPLLSTVLMLGIPGKLSGCKNIILCSPPNKDGEIHPSILYTAKYVGITRIYKVGGAQAIASMAYGTESIPSVYKIFGPGNSYVTIAKQIVFQKGIVSIDMPAGPSEVAIMADDTANPEYVAADLLSQSEHDSESYILLVTTNNQSWVEEVKKELKKQFLDIFYNKRDIVKKSLKKSKIIVLTSLDKCLTLLNQIAPEHLIINCKNASYWGEKVINAGSVFLGNYSPVSAGDYASGTNHVLPTYGYAKYYSGLSIDSFVKKITFQKISKKGLKNLSECVNVLSSEEGLLAHKKSINIRLK
- a CDS encoding exodeoxyribonuclease III, which produces MKIISYNINGIRSGIRKGLSNWIEINQPDVLCLQEIKAFSEQINMSIFDHLGYYHYWFPSKKKGYSGVGILCKKKPIHVKYGIGLDSIDKEGRVLRVDLEDISIICLYVPSGNDMGKRLNFKFFFMKNLFLHIKKIKNKLNNLIVCGDYNICHREIDIYDPIRNQVVSGFLPKERKWMTHFLNLGFIDSFRNFVQEEHHYSWWSYRFNARKNNKGWRIDYAMVSEPLKNKIKNAYLMPEVKYSDHCPVVLEIF
- the trpA gene encoding tryptophan synthase subunit alpha, with the protein product MNKIHNLFRNKNKDILCIYFTAGFPYVNSTVKIIKILQDLDVDLIEIGIPYSDPLADGMTIQKSNQTSLNNGMNISLLFDQIEKFKEKIKIPIILMGYYNQFYQFGKDKFLKKCQESEISGLILPDLPIDIYLHEYQNIFEKYLLSMIFLVTPKTNLNRISMLSKISDGFLYIVSSISTTGNVNPFGGEQISFFKQIKKLSINIPKLIGFGIRDKKTFDLSCRYANGGIIGSSFIQSLNKNKLEESIIKYIKSIR
- the tilS gene encoding tRNA lysidine(34) synthetase TilS, producing the protein MKKISCDHFFLDEIKKYFSFDSLNKKKVCVAVSGGLDSMVLINLFLNIPEIESEVAHCNFSLRNKESNEDEIFIRNFCFKRSLVCHVKKFDTLNFSKKHKLSIQMAARKLRYNWFEKLLKKNSYEYMVLGHHFDDSIETFFINIFRGTGIKGLLGIPKKNEKFIRPLSDFTKKEILHYAKIKNIKWRSDSSNQEVKYLRNKIRSVLSTFYSLSFSFHNGLKKTINYLHYENFLIEKKIEKVRKEITMEKKNSPFFWRIECKKIKQLKPLSFYLFKLFSPYGFNDIKSMKQLIDAQSGKQLISKTYRIIKSRNDWILVSHKFLSENKNKTYIIPNIKIFKKMLLPVDMKIFFDPKKENRKNMFFIDFEKIQFPLLLRTWKKGDFFFPFKMKGKKKLSKYYKEKKFSLLEKEHTWLLINGNGSIILIIGNRLDDRFKVTENTKKILGIKI
- the serC gene encoding 3-phosphoserine/phosphohydroxythreonine transaminase is translated as MKVHNFNAGPSVLPKEVVKKSAQSVINFNDTGLSLLEISHRSIDFLEIIEKATCLVKRIMNLNDDYAILFLQGGATLQFSMVPYNLMNQKAAYLDTGFWAHNAINEAKKFGQVKILFSGKNKNYTYISKNYHIPCNVDYFHCTSNNTIVGTQMKIFPKTSIPIVCDMSSDIFSRKLDFCQFSLIYASAQKNVSSAGMTIVIVKKDILGKLKKNIPSYMDYKIHIQNNSILNTPNVFSIYTSMLTLEWIENQGGLTILEKKNQYKAKLLYDEIDKNHLFENKIHKENRSNMNVSFFLKKKNLEEKFNKMWKKENIVGLDGHRYLGGYRASIYNALPLESVQFLIEIMREFEKKFS